The following proteins come from a genomic window of Candidatus Schekmanbacteria bacterium RIFCSPLOWO2_02_FULL_38_14:
- a CDS encoding FMN reductase: MKVLAINGSPRKEGNTKAGIKIVLAELEKERIETEIFQLGGNLVRGCTACYKCFETKDGFCATKDDVINECLSKMYKADGIIIGSPVYFGSVTTEVKALIDRGGLCARAGNYLLKRKVGASVIAVRRQGAVNVYSQINYLYALNQMIIPSSIYWNMGLGRNPGEILNDKEGIDTFRILGENMAWLMKKMHG, translated from the coding sequence ATGAAAGTTCTGGCAATTAATGGGAGTCCCAGAAAGGAAGGAAACACAAAGGCAGGAATAAAGATTGTTCTTGCAGAACTTGAGAAAGAGAGAATTGAGACTGAGATTTTCCAGCTTGGAGGAAATCTTGTAAGGGGATGTACAGCTTGTTATAAATGTTTTGAGACTAAAGATGGATTCTGCGCTACTAAGGATGATGTGATAAATGAATGTCTTTCAAAGATGTATAAGGCTGATGGAATCATAATAGGCTCTCCTGTCTATTTTGGCTCTGTTACAACAGAAGTTAAGGCGCTCATTGACCGTGGCGGACTTTGCGCACGCGCAGGCAATTATCTTTTGAAAAGAAAGGTTGGGGCAAGTGTTATTGCCGTGAGAAGACAGGGCGCTGTAAATGTCTATAGCCAGATAAATTATCTTTATGCGCTGAATCAGATGATAATTCCTTCATCCATTTACTGGAATATGGGGCTTGGACGAAACCCCGGAGAAATCCTCAATGATAAGGAGGGGATTGATACCTTCAGGATTCTTGGAGAGAATATGGCGTGGCTGATGAAGAAGATGCATGGATAA